Proteins encoded within one genomic window of Actinoplanes octamycinicus:
- a CDS encoding glycosyltransferase family 2 protein: MRSFSQIAVLLPVHQPGPHLTELVVDLVAQVPAASRIVVVDDGSDPGSRHTVDSVQALGCTVLRHPVNRGKGAALKTGLTHLRSAHPGLDVVCADADGQHHADDIRQVADRIRPGRIVLGVREVEQMPARSRWGNTLTRVLFRGATGYRVPDTQTGLRGFPADLLDRLCEVPGDGFEYEMNVLLDAAATRLPLDTVSIPVRYLNDNKGSHFGSVTDSVRVYSPLLRYALAGLIGGNRNPR, encoded by the coding sequence GTGCGCTCGTTTTCCCAGATCGCTGTCCTGTTGCCCGTGCACCAGCCGGGCCCGCACCTGACCGAACTGGTCGTCGACCTGGTGGCCCAGGTCCCGGCGGCCTCGCGCATCGTCGTCGTGGACGACGGCAGCGACCCGGGCAGCCGGCACACGGTGGACAGTGTGCAGGCGCTGGGCTGCACCGTGCTGCGGCATCCGGTCAACCGGGGCAAGGGCGCCGCCCTGAAGACCGGACTGACCCACCTCCGCTCGGCCCACCCCGGCCTGGACGTGGTGTGCGCGGATGCCGACGGGCAGCACCACGCCGACGACATCCGCCAGGTCGCCGACCGGATCCGCCCCGGACGGATCGTGCTCGGGGTACGCGAGGTCGAGCAGATGCCGGCGCGCAGCCGCTGGGGCAACACGCTGACCCGCGTGCTGTTCCGCGGCGCCACCGGATATCGCGTGCCGGACACCCAGACCGGCCTGCGGGGCTTCCCGGCGGACCTGCTCGACCGCCTGTGCGAGGTCCCCGGCGACGGTTTCGAGTACGAGATGAACGTCCTCCTGGACGCCGCCGCCACCCGGCTGCCGCTGGACACGGTGAGCATCCCGGTGCGCTATCTCAACGACAACAAGGGATCGCATTTCGGCAGCGTGACCGACTCGGTGCGGGTCTACAGCCCGCTGCTCCGCTACGCGCTCGCCGGCCTGATCGGCGGCAACCGAAACCCGCGATGA